A window of Patagioenas fasciata isolate bPatFas1 chromosome 5, bPatFas1.hap1, whole genome shotgun sequence contains these coding sequences:
- the SYT8 gene encoding synaptotagmin-8, with protein MHGSWARSLRRGKGRLRLRRRRDGHSSLAMAVAARKGMMTASPLTGSPVAIATTAQPGFLDGWLSQIPLPKWALIAVAVAVAVLFVLFLICIIKCCCGKKKPKKKERVSLLPVSGFSAACLVQPEMEDLERGVEQTGRGKLQYSLEYNFRVQELKVGVKQAAELKAMNSGGTSDPYVIVYLTSDVKKKYETKVYRKTLNPVFNETFTFQVPQAEVPESTLVMQIYDFNRFAKHDIIGEVRLPLASVSLQHIIEQWSDLVAASKVEEEQLGEICFSLRYVPSTGKLTVLILEAKKLKRMDSHGLSDPFVKVHLILNRKKWKKKTTSVKKNTLSPYFNEVFVFEVPFSQIQNVDMVISVWDHDKVTKNEPIGKLFLGCQATGNQLRHWSDMLSNPRRPLAQWHSLQPPDVVDKALGLKSHLKLPLPPR; from the exons ATGCATGGCAGCTGGGCCAGGAGTCTGCGCAGAGGGAAAGGGAGACTAAGGCTGAGAAGGAGACGTGACG GTCACTCCAGCTTAGCCATGGCTGTGGCAGCCAGGAAAGGCATGATGACGGCCTCACCGCTCACCGGCAGCCCTGTGGCCATTGCCACCACGGCTCAGCCAGGCTTCCTGGATGGCTGGCTTAGCCAGATCCCAT TACCCAAATGGGCACTCATTGCTGTGGCTGTGGCAGTGGCCGTTCTCTTCGTCCTCTTCCTCATCTGCATCATCAAGTGCTGCTGTGGCAAGAAGAAGCCCAAGAAGAAGGAGAGAGTCAGCTTGCTTCCCGTCAGTGGCTTCAGCGCGGCCTGCCTT GTCCAGCCTGAGATGGAGGATCTGGAGCGGGGTGTGGAGCAGACAGGGCGAGGAAAGCTGCAGTACTCCCTGGAGTACAACTTCCGTGTGCAGGAG CTGAAAGTTGGCGTGAAGCAGGCAGCTGAGCTGAAGGCCATGAACAGTGGAGGCACATCTGATCCATACGTGATCGTCTACCTAACATCTGATGTGAAGAAGAAGTATGAGACCAAGGTTTACCGCAAAACCCTGAACCCTGTCTTCAATGAGACCTTCACATTCCAG GTACCCCAGGCAGAGGTACCTGAATCCACACTGGTGATGCAGATCTACGACTTCAATCGCTTTGCCAAGCATGACATTATCGGTGAGGTCCGGCTGCCCCTGGCCAGTGTCAGCCTGCAGCACATCATCGAGCAGTGGAGTGACCTGGTGGCAGCCAGTAAAGTGGAG GAAGAGCAGCTGGGTGAGATCTGCTTCTCACTGCGCTATGTCCCCAGCACTGGCAAGTTAACGGTGCTTATCCTGGAAGCCAAGAAACTGAAGCGAATGGACTCTCATGGGCTCTCAG ATCCTTTTGTCAAGGTGCATCTCATCCTGAacaggaagaaatggaagaagaaGACAACAAGTGTGAAGAAAAACACCTTAAGCCCTTACTTCAATGAGGTGTTTGTTTTTGAGGTGCCTTTCAGTCAGATCCAG AATGTGGACATGGTCATTTCTGTCTGGGATCACGACAAAGTGACCAAGAACGAGCCCATCGGCAAACTCTTTCTGGGCTGTCAGGCCACAGGCAACCAGCTGCGGCACTggtctgacatgctgtccaaccCACGCCGGCCCCTCGCCCAGTGGCACAGCCTGCAGCCCCCGGACGTGGTTGACAAAGCCCTGGGGCTGAAATCCCACCTCAAGCTGCCCCTGCCCCCCAGATAG
- the LOC136102757 gene encoding cytosolic 5'-nucleotidase 1A-like — MAQPESTVINTHVKQKDPSEALVIAVTTRAIFDLEEEHKLYLEKGKEEYTRHQQANQDKLLLPGTAFAFIQAAQYVNEKILESNPAEKNLFDILVLSNNSPESGVRIVNSAKHYGLEISKFCFVSDEDSTQYLKSHSVKLFLSADRTDVCNALQRGVSAALVFQQDVQAPSTPLRVVFDGDAVLFSDETDQVFREQGLEGAVQYERVMEAVPMGEGPLKAFAMHLGKIRKKFSQEESPIRTYLVTARSGRDMGIRAIKTLREWGLAIDEAFFMDGAPKGPILAQIQPHIFFDDGLHNIHGAQDVGVPSAWVPSCC, encoded by the exons ATGGCACAGCCTGAAAGCACAGTCATAAACACCCACGTGAAACAG AAAGATCCCAGCGAGGCACTGGTCATTGCAGTGACCACCAGAGCCATCTTCGACCTCGAGGAGGAGCACAAGCTCTATCTGGAGAAGGGCAAGGAGGAGTACACCAGGCATCAGCAGGCCAACCAGGACAAGCTCCTGCTTCCGGGCACAGCCTTTGCCTTCATCCAG GCAGCACAGTATGTGAACGAGAAGATCCTGGAGAGCAACCCGGCAGAGAAAAACCTCTTTGACATCCTGGTGCTCTCAAACAACAGCCCAGAAAGCGGCGTGCGCATTGTCAACAGTGCCAAGCACTACG GCCTTGAGATCTCAAAGTTCTGCTTCGTCAGCGATGAGGACTCCACACAGTACCTGAAGTCTCACAGCGTCAAACTCTTCCTCTCAGCTGACAGGACAGATGTCTGCAATGCCCTCCAGAGAG GGGTCTCGGCAGCGCTCGTCTTCCAGCAGGATGTGCAGGCCCCCAGCACCCCTCTCCGTGTGGTGTTTGATGGGGATGCCGTTCTCTTCTCTGATGAGACAGACCAGGTCTTCcgggagcaggggctggagggggcaGTGCAGTACGAGCGGGTGATGGAGGCCGTGCCCATGGGAGAG GGTCCCCTGAAGGCTTTTGCCATGCACCTTGGGAAGATACGCAAGAAGTTCAGCCAGGAAGAATCTCCCATCCGCACCTACCTTGTGACTGCCCGCAGTGGCCGGGACATGGGCATCCGAGCCATCAAGACGCTCCGGGAGTGGGGTCTGGCCATTGATGAGGCTTTCTTCATGGATGGGGCTCCCAAGGGCCCCATACTTGCCCAGATCCAGCCCCACATTTTCTTTGACGATGGCCTTCATAACATACATGGAGCTCAAGATGTGGGTGTACCTtctgcctgggtcccttcctgttGCTGA